DNA from Streptomyces sp. NBC_01260:
AGGGCAGCGGCAGGGGTGCGGCCCCGGCCGCCACCGCGCCCCGCCGGTCCCAGGCGTACGCCGTCATCCGGATCCCGCGCATCGGGCTCACCGCACCCGTCGCCCAGGGCATCAGCAGGAGCGGCGTCCTCGACAAGGGGTACGTCGGCCACTACCCCGGCACCGCGCAGCCCGGCGGTTTCGGGAACTTCGCGCTGGCCGCCCACCGCAACACCCACGGCGAACCGTTCCGCTACATCAACCGGCTGCGCCGCGGCGACCGGGTCACCGTCGAGACCCGGGACTCCGTCTACACGTACACCGTCGACAAGACCCTCGCCCAGACCGGTGCGGGCGACGGCGGGGTCGTGGCCGCCGTGCCGCGCAGCAATGTGAGGCCGTACGCCGGGTACCGGGCGGCCGGGTCCTATGTGACGTTGACGACGTGTACGCCCGAGTTCACTTCCCGTTACCGGCTGGTGGTGTGGGGAAAACTGACGGATGTGCGGGGGAGGTAGCGGGATGTGTGGGGGAGACGGAGGGATACCGGGAGGGGTACGGGACAGCCCTTAGGGTCGTCGACGTGCTCAGACGACGTCCGCAGTTGTTGTGGTTGCTGGTTCCCTACGTGCTGTACCTGGGGGCGCTGCCGCTGGTGAACCGGGTCCGTCCCCTGGTTCTCGGGCTGCCGTTCCTCTTCTTCTGGCTGCTCGGGGCGACGGTGCTGACCCCCGTCGCCGTCTGGCTGGCCCGGCGGGGGGACCGCCGGTGAACGCCGCCGTCGCGACCTCCGTCTTCGGGGTCTTCATGGTCGCCACCGTGGCCCTCGGACTGTTCGCCGTGCGCGGGCGGCGTGGGCGGGGCGGGGAAGAGGGCGGTGGGCTCGCCGAATGGTCGGTGGGCGGGCGCAGTCTGGGGACCGTCTTCATCTGGGTGCTGATGGCCGGGGAGGGCTACACCAGCTTCAGCTACCTCGGAGCCGCGGGCTGGGGCTACAACTACGGTGCGCCGGTGCTCTATGTGGTGGCGTACATGTCCTGCGGCTACGCCGTCGGCTACGTCGTCGGGCCCATGCTCTGGGCGTACGCGCGCAAGCACGACCTCGTCGGGATCACCGACATGGTGGCGCACCGCTTCGCACGGCCCTGGCTCGGGGCGCTCGTCGCCGTCCTCGCGACCGTCTTCCTGCTCCCGTACATCCAGCTCCAGATCACCGGCATGGGTGTGGTCGTCTCGACCATCTCCTACGGCGCCATCAGCCTGAACCGGGCCTACTTCATCGCCTTCGCCGTCACCACCGGCTTCGTCGTCGTCAGCGGGCTGCGCGGCAGCGCGTGGGTGTCCGTGCTGAAGGACGTGATGGTGATCGCCACGCTCGGCTTCCTCGCCGTCTACGTGCCGATGCACTACTTCGACGGCTACGGGCCCTTCCTCGACCGCCTCGTCACCGAGAAGAGCGAGTGGCTGACCTTCCCCGGGCACGGGAACAGCGGCCTCGGACAGGCCTGGTTCATCACCACCTCGTTCCTCAACTCCCTCACCGTCGTGATCTTCCCGACGACCGTCGCCGGCTATCTCGGCGCCAGGAACGCCGACGTGCTGCGGCGCAACGCGATGTGGCTGCCCGCCTACAACGTCCTGCTGTTCGTGCCGATGCTGCTCGGCATGGCGGCGCTGTTCGTCGTGCCGGGGCTGGTCGGCGCCGAGTCCAACCTGGCGCTCTTCAAGCTGGTCGTGGACTCGCTGCCGGCCTGGTCGGTCGGGGTCATCGGCGTCGCGGCCGCACTCTCGTCGATCGTGCCGATGGCCGTCTTCATGCTGGTCATCGGCACGATGTGGGGACGCAGCGTGCTCTCGCTCGTGCCGCGCTGGGAGCAGCGGCAAAAGGGCGCGGCCCAGGTGGTCGTCGTGATCGCGGGCAGCCTGGCCCTGCTGCTCACGTACACCGCGCCGAACACCCTCGTACGGCTCTCGCTGATCTCGTACGAGGGGATGGCGCAGCTGCTCCCCATGGTGCTGCTCGGGCTGATGTGGCGGCGGTTGACGCTGCTCGGGGCGATGAGCGGGCTGGTCGTCGGGGTGGGGGTGGTGTGCGGGTTCGTCTTCACGGAGAACGATCCGGTGTGGGGCGTGAACGCGGGCATCGTCGCGCTCGGCGCGAATCTGGCCGTCGCGCTGGCGGTGACGTACGCGGGGCCGCGCGAGCGCGACGAGCGGCCGGACGAGGACGTGCTGGCGCGGGACGAGATCGATGACGACGAGGAGGCGGGCGCCGCGGTGGCGGGGTGAGACCCGCTGGGACCGCGTACGTAACCGCGTACACAGGTGAGGCGGGTGCGGTCGTGCGTCGCGTGTGGTGGGCGCGTGGGGCTCAGCGGCGCTCCCGAAGCAGCAGGACCGTGACCGTCGCCAGCAGCGCCAGTCCCACCGACAGCAGCAGCGCGCCGTTCGCGCCGGTGCCGGTCGTGGCGATCGCGATCGTCACCGCCACACCCGCCGACGAGCCGATATGGCGGGCCGTGTTGTTCGCGCCGGAGCCCATCGCCGCCCGTTCCGGCTCCACCGACTCGACCGCCAGCCGGGGCAGCGCGGCGTTCAGCAGCCCGCTGCCGATGCCCGACACGACCAGGGCCGCGACCAGCCGCAGCCACACCCCCGGGCCCGGGTGCGCGGTGACCCTCGGGGTGCCGAGCAGGGACAGCACGTCCACCGCGTGCAGGGCGAAGCCCGCGGCCAGCTGGTGGCGGGGCGTGACCCGGCCCGTCGCCTGCGGCACGGAACTGGGGGCGTACGGCGAGTGCCCGGCCTGCGCCGTGCCCGTACCGCCCGAGGACATCGAGATGCGGCCCGGTGACGGGCTGGATCCGGACCCGGACAATCCGGTCTGCCGCGAACTGCTGCTGCCCCGTAGGCTCCTGCTGCCGATCGGAACCGATCGCGGAACCGATCGCGGAACCGATCGCGGAACCGATCGCGGAACCGATCGCACCTGAGGCCCTCCGGGGCCCGCCGATGCCTGCCCGGGCCCGTCGGGATGCGGCGAGGCGTGCCTGGGGTCACCGACGCCGATCGCGTACGAGGCCGGCTGACGCCGATCGTGTATAACGGTTAAAGGTTGAAGTGCCGCTTCACTGTGCGGCCGCAGGAGTGTGAAAGGGGGAGGACCCATGGGCGCAGGTGCCAAGAACCGCTTGCGCGGTGGCCTCGCCCGGCTGCTCCGTCCCGCCGGCCTGCTGCTCTTCTTCCTCACCGAGGTCCTGCTCGCCGAGGGCGGCAGCCTCTCCGCCGCGGTCGCGCTCGCCGCCACCGCTGCCGCCGGTACCGCACTCGTCGCCTGCTCGGTCATGAGCGCCCGCTGCGCCGTCCCGGTGCCCCGCACCCGGGTCCGTACCGCCATGCGCGACCGGGAGAAACGCACCGCGTTCCTGCCGCAACGCGACCCCGACGCCAAGGGGCGCAGGCGCCCCCGAGCCCCCGGCCGGGTCCTCCTGACGGCCGCGTAGGGCTCCCCTTTTCCCCTCCTTCGTCCAGGTGCGCACGCCGTGTGCGTGCGCGTGGGCGCCCCGCGCGGATCGTCATGCCGAAGTTGATCCACTTCCCGGCACGACGAGACCCCCGGAGGGCTCATCCATGTCCGCCTTCATGTCCGCTTTCGCCAGCCTGGTCGGCGCCTTCGCCGATCTGCTGCACCCGTTCTTCCAGTCGGCGTCCACCGCCGCCGCGATCGTGCTGTTCACCGCGCTCGTACGACTCGCCGTGCACCCCCTGTCGCGGGCCGCGGCGCGCGGGCAGAAGGCCCGCACCAAGCTCCAGCCGCAGATCGCCGAACTGCGCAAGAAGCACGGCAAGAACCCCGAGCGGATGCAGAAGGCGCTCATGGAGCTGCACAAGGAGGAGAAGGTCTCGCCGCTCTCCGGCTGCCTGCCCAGCCTGCTCCAGATGCCGGCCTTCTTCCTGCTCTACCACCTCTTCTCCAGCCAGAAGATCGGCAACGACCCCAACGAACTGCTCGGCCACCAGCTCTTCGGGGCGCCGCTCGGCGAACGCTGGCGTGATGCGCTCACGGACGGCGGGATGTTCGGGGCGCAGGGTGCCGTGTACCTGGGGCTGTTCGCCCTGGTCGCCGCGGTGGCCACCTTCAACTACCGGCGTACCAAGCGACAGATGGCCGCCAACCCCGTCACCCCGACCGCCGGTCCCGACGGACAGCCGGTCCCGGGCATGGGGGCGATGACGAAGCTGATGCCGCTGATGTCCTTCTTCACCCTGTTCACCGTGGCCTTCGTGCCGCTGGCCGCCGCGCTCTACGTCGTCACGAGCACCACCTGGACCGCTGTCGAACGGGCCTACCTGTACCGCGACATGCCGGCCGCGGGCGCCGCCATGGCCACGGCGGCGTAATCGCGGACGCGAGTGCGCCGGTCCAGTGTGTGAACAGGGTCTTGCGGAGTGATCGGATGTCTTGGAGGATCGGACAAGCCTGCGATGGCCGCAACCCATCCGACGGGCCCGATCTCGACCAAGGGGAGACAGACCGTTGAAGCTGCTTCGTGTGGGTACGGCAGGCGCGGAACGACCGGCGCTGCTGGATGAGGACGGAATCCTGCGTGACCTGGCGGGAGTCGTCACCGACATCGACAGTGCGCTGCTCGCCGACGAGGACGCGCTGGCCCGGGTCCGGGCCGCCGCGGCCGCGCCCGGTGAGCTGCCGGTGCTCGATGCCGAGGGGCTGCGGGTGGGTCCGCCGCTCGCCCGGATCGGCAAGATCGTGTGCATCGGGCTGAACTACCACGACCACGCCACGGAGACCGGCGCGCAGATCCCGGGCGAGCCGATCCTGTTCTTCAAGGCGCCGGACACCGTCGTCGGGCCCGAGGACACGGTGCTCGTGCCGCGCGGCAGCGAGAAGACCGACTGGGAGGTCGAGCTCGCGGTCGTCATCGGGCGCACCGCCCGGTACCTGGACTCCGCCGAGGAGGGGCTCGCGCACGTAGCCGGTTACGCGGTCGCGCACGATGTCTCCGAGCGCGAGTTCCAGATCGAGCGCGGCGGCACGTGGGACAAGGGCAAGAACTGCGAGACGTTCAACCCGCTCGGGCCGTGGCTGGTGACGGCCGACGAGGTGGCCGACCCGCAGGCGCTGCCGCTGAAGCTCTGGGTCAACGGTGAGCTGAAGCAGGACGGCACGACGGCCGAGCAGATCTTCCCGGTCGGTGAGGTGGTGCGCTACCTGAGCCACTTCATGACGCTGTACCCGGGCGACGTGATCAACACCGGGACGCCGGCGGGGGTGGCGATGGGGCAGCCCGAGCCGAAGCCGTACCTTCGGGCGGGCGATGTCGTGGAGCTGGAGATCGCGGGGCTGGGGCGGCAGCGGCAGGAGTTGAAGGGGGCGTAGGCGGGGTGGGCGGTCGGCCCGGGTGCGCCCGGGGGGCCGCTTCGCGGGTGCGCCCGGGGGGCCGCTTCGCCCTCAGTCGCCGGGCGGGCTGAAGCGATGCCCTCAATCGCCGGGCGGGCTGGAAGGCGTCCTCAATCGCCGGACGGGCTTGATTTTGCCTGGCTGGGCTTGATTCGCAGGGCCGGGGCTGATGCGGCCGGGCGGCCTGATGGGTCAGGGCTGGGCCTGATGGGCGGGGTTAGAGGTCGGAGGGGTGGGTGCTGTCGGTGGCAGGTGGCCCGCCCCTCCGGTGTGTCAGTCGCTGATCGCCGTCGCGAACTTCTCCAGAGCCTCGACCACCAGTGCGTGGTCCTCCGCCTGGGGCAGGCCCGAGACCGTGACCGAGCCGATGACGCCCGCGCCCTCGACCGAGATCGGGAACGAGCCGCCGTGCGCGGCGTACGTGCCGGGGTTCAGGCGCGAGGCGTCGTCGAACGTCGTCCCCTTGGCCCGGAACCGGGTTCCGACCAGGTACGAGCTCTCGCCGTAGCGCTCGACGACCTTGCGCTTGCGGTCGATCCAGGCGTCGTTGTCCGCGCTCGAACCCGGCAGCGCGGCGTGGAACAGCTGCTGCGCCCCGCGCCGGATGTCGATCGCGACCGGGGCGTGCCGCTCCCGGGCCAGGGAGACCAGCAGGCCGCCGAGCGCGTACGCGTC
Protein-coding regions in this window:
- a CDS encoding heme-degrading domain-containing protein produces the protein MNPTAPTISELIAQERRLTLPHFGYDDAYALGGLLVSLARERHAPVAIDIRRGAQQLFHAALPGSSADNDAWIDRKRKVVERYGESSYLVGTRFRAKGTTFDDASRLNPGTYAAHGGSFPISVEGAGVIGSVTVSGLPQAEDHALVVEALEKFATAISD
- a CDS encoding fumarylacetoacetate hydrolase family protein codes for the protein MKLLRVGTAGAERPALLDEDGILRDLAGVVTDIDSALLADEDALARVRAAAAAPGELPVLDAEGLRVGPPLARIGKIVCIGLNYHDHATETGAQIPGEPILFFKAPDTVVGPEDTVLVPRGSEKTDWEVELAVVIGRTARYLDSAEEGLAHVAGYAVAHDVSEREFQIERGGTWDKGKNCETFNPLGPWLVTADEVADPQALPLKLWVNGELKQDGTTAEQIFPVGEVVRYLSHFMTLYPGDVINTGTPAGVAMGQPEPKPYLRAGDVVELEIAGLGRQRQELKGA
- a CDS encoding class E sortase — translated: MRAVRERIPVVVQRSSRGRLAAVRGLWTSAEVVVTLGVVLLLLVAHQLWWTNRQARAGAAHTVQALQRDWGAPAPEPSGGAAETEQPADDSPAVSTGDGKGSGRGAAPAATAPRRSQAYAVIRIPRIGLTAPVAQGISRSGVLDKGYVGHYPGTAQPGGFGNFALAAHRNTHGEPFRYINRLRRGDRVTVETRDSVYTYTVDKTLAQTGAGDGGVVAAVPRSNVRPYAGYRAAGSYVTLTTCTPEFTSRYRLVVWGKLTDVRGR
- a CDS encoding DUF6412 domain-containing protein, with the translated sequence MGAGAKNRLRGGLARLLRPAGLLLFFLTEVLLAEGGSLSAAVALAATAAAGTALVACSVMSARCAVPVPRTRVRTAMRDREKRTAFLPQRDPDAKGRRRPRAPGRVLLTAA
- a CDS encoding sodium:solute symporter family protein, yielding MNAAVATSVFGVFMVATVALGLFAVRGRRGRGGEEGGGLAEWSVGGRSLGTVFIWVLMAGEGYTSFSYLGAAGWGYNYGAPVLYVVAYMSCGYAVGYVVGPMLWAYARKHDLVGITDMVAHRFARPWLGALVAVLATVFLLPYIQLQITGMGVVVSTISYGAISLNRAYFIAFAVTTGFVVVSGLRGSAWVSVLKDVMVIATLGFLAVYVPMHYFDGYGPFLDRLVTEKSEWLTFPGHGNSGLGQAWFITTSFLNSLTVVIFPTTVAGYLGARNADVLRRNAMWLPAYNVLLFVPMLLGMAALFVVPGLVGAESNLALFKLVVDSLPAWSVGVIGVAAALSSIVPMAVFMLVIGTMWGRSVLSLVPRWEQRQKGAAQVVVVIAGSLALLLTYTAPNTLVRLSLISYEGMAQLLPMVLLGLMWRRLTLLGAMSGLVVGVGVVCGFVFTENDPVWGVNAGIVALGANLAVALAVTYAGPRERDERPDEDVLARDEIDDDEEAGAAVAG
- a CDS encoding YidC/Oxa1 family membrane protein insertase, which encodes MSAFMSAFASLVGAFADLLHPFFQSASTAAAIVLFTALVRLAVHPLSRAAARGQKARTKLQPQIAELRKKHGKNPERMQKALMELHKEEKVSPLSGCLPSLLQMPAFFLLYHLFSSQKIGNDPNELLGHQLFGAPLGERWRDALTDGGMFGAQGAVYLGLFALVAAVATFNYRRTKRQMAANPVTPTAGPDGQPVPGMGAMTKLMPLMSFFTLFTVAFVPLAAALYVVTSTTWTAVERAYLYRDMPAAGAAMATAA
- a CDS encoding DUF3311 domain-containing protein; translated protein: MLVPYVLYLGALPLVNRVRPLVLGLPFLFFWLLGATVLTPVAVWLARRGDRR